A segment of the Desulfurococcus mucosus DSM 2162 genome:
CCCCCTGGGACCCCGGCCTCCACGTGCTCGGGATCCATGTCCTTAGGGGATCCCGGCCGGGTGGCGGAGAGGCGTGGACGGGGCCGTGGCAGCGTGGGTTGCCGTGGCGGGCGGGTCCCGGTTGCGGCGGGGCCCCCGGGGAGTCGGCCGTGGCGGAGGGGTGTAGCGGGTTGGGGCGAATGATTGCACATGATCCCGTGGATCATTGCACATGATCCCTCCAGATCATGTGCAATGAATAAACGGCCCGCACACAGTGATCCCCTCCCCTCTTCAATTGGAACGATCCCGCCCCGCGGCACGCCGCCGGCCGCCCGCCGCGGGGGCTCCGGCGGAGACCCCCCGCTAGCGGTGGAAGAGCGAGGCTGTCTCCGTGAGCCTGACCATTCCGTACGCGGCGACTGCGACGAGCACTATGACGGCTACGACGGTGCCCGCCGCGACGCCCCTGAAGCCGCGCCCGGTGCGCCTCAAGGCGATCACCCACGGTCGATCACTATGCTCGGCCTCCTCTTAAAGGCTTCCCGCCGCGGCGGGGCGACTATGGTGCAACGCGCAGAAGAGTGGGCCGATCGCCCGGGGTCGCGCGCCGGCCCCGCGGCCCGCGGGATCCCGGTGCTGGCTAGGGATCGGCTTCCACTTCTGCACGTTGCACCATGCCGGCCTCCAGCGTGCCTGCCGCAGGTAGAACGCCGCGGGCGTTGCGTCGGTGACGCGCGCCGGCAGGAGCGGCACCTAGGCTGGGCACGTCGCCGGCGGGCTATTATCGATCGGCTTCCTCCTCCGCGCGTTGCACCATAATCGGTGCACGGCGCGGGCACCCGGTTCGGGAAAAAGGGATCCGCTACCAGTTGACGAACACGTAGTAGATGGTGCCGCCGTGGTGGACGTAGTAGTAGAACTCCCTGCCCCTCACTTGGTCGTCGGGACGCCACCTGTGCTCGAAGACTAGCTCGCCGTTCACGTAGACGGCGAACGCCCACTCGCTCGGGTTCTTCCAGTTGCCGATGTGCAGCGTGATGTTGAGCCCGCCGGCGTCGGCCTCGTACCTCGCGTAGCCGACCGGCCTGCCGTGCTCGTCGACCCCGGTCTGGACGTCCTCCTTCTTCTCGGCCTCGACCACGAGTATCCTCGGGGCGGGCGGGGCCTCGTAGACCACCGGGGCGGCGGCGAGCGCGGCGGGCAGGGCTCCCCTTACCAGCGACGGGGGCTCGAAGCGGCGGGATATGGAGTCGAGGAAGGCGAGGTAGTCGGGGTCGCCGACGACCCACCTGTACTGCTCCATCGCGACGCGGGCGGTCTCCGTGTTGCCGGCGGTCATCGCGAGGTTGGCGGGCGCGGCATCCACGATGTTGCCCATCCAGCTGCCGGGCACTATCGCGGGCCTGAGCGCCAGCGCCCTGGTGAGCATCGCGTCGAGCCACGGCGCCTTCAGCCACGCGGGGAGCGCGAGCGTCGCGTTCGCTATCCCCGTGTACAGCATGGTGGGGGTGCCGATGCCCGGGTAGAACTTGGTGACGCTCTCCAGCTTCTCGAGGACGGTTTCCTTGGGGAGGCTCGCGGTGTCCACGAGGGTTATCGCGTCCTCGGCGCCGTCGCCGTCGACGTCGTAGGCCTGGGCGTAGATGCTCAGCCGGTACCTCGCGTAGTGGAGCACGGAGATCGCGTGGGGCACCGGGAGGCCGGTGGAGGGGTCGGGCATGGGGCTTAAGAGGAACACGGACGCGAACGCGCCGAGCGCCGAGGACGCGAAGAGCGCGGTGGATGTGGACGCGCCGCCGCACACGTAGCCGTCGAGGTAGCGCGGAACCATCGGCGACATCAGCCCCACGACGCGACCCGAGGCGTTGCCGAGGATCACGTCGAGCGTCACGCGCGGCACCCAGTATGAGTAGAGGTCGTCTAGGTCGTGGCCCGGCGGGTGCGTCAGCCTGACGGCGAGAGCGAACGCGGGGTGGCCGACGACGACCCAGAAGCCGAGGTCGGGCGTCCACGAGAACGGCGCGTTGTCGAAGGTTATCCTCGACACCGTGCCGTTGCCCTCCTCTAAGTAGTCGGAAAGCCTCATCCGCGACTCCAGCTTCGCCACCGGCTCCTCGAGCAGGAGGAGGACGCGGTTGATGCGGTAGGACGCACTGCCCGCCTCCAGCACCGCGCCGTCGCTGGCGGGGAGTTCGACGCGCCACAGCGCCCAGCCCGAGACAGCCTTCCTCACCTCGCCGGCGGCGTGCTCTATGGTGTAGAACGGGTCGTTGCGGAGCCAGCCTGGCGGCACGTACCGGTCGTCCGCTATCGCCAGCGATCTCTCGAAGAGGTCGAGGTAGGCGGACGCGTTGGCGAACGCCCCGTGTATCACGACGTCTATCCCGCCGCCGTTGTAGAACGCGGTGACCACGAGCACGGCGCCGAACGCCAGCCTGACCACGCCCATCCTAACCAGCTTAACGTCGCGGGGCGGCTCGTAGCCCCAGCCGGCGGGCTGCCCCCAGCCGACGCGCGTGTCGAAGACGCGCACCTCCGGAGCGAGCGTCTCGTTGCCCTCGCGCCACTCGACCCTCATCGCGCCCGCCGGGTTCGGGCCCAGCGCGGCGAGCAGCCAGTCCATGTACGGCTTGACCTCCGATACATTAACATCCCGCATCCTCGACCACAGGTTCGCGGTCAGCGCCTCACCGTCGAGCACGCGGAGCGTCCCGTTCAGGCTGGACGGCGGAGGCGACGGGGGCGTCGCCGTAACCGTTGGCGTCGCGTGGGTGCCCGTCCCGCTGGTAGCGGTCGACCCCGCGGGGCCCCTCGGCGCGAGCCCCGCGAGCAGCCTGAGCCCGCCTCCCCACGCGAGCCACGCCAAGAACACGAGGAGGATCAAGGTAGCCACGAGCGCCTTCCTCATGTTGTCGCCACCAATATTATTAATGTATGCGTGAAACTATTTATGCCTTGCAGGAGCCCGGTGTGGCACGGGTAGTCGGCTTACCCCCGGCTGTGCAATATTATATATCACGTTCCATCAACGCGTGCATGCACTATTTCCATAGACTACTAAACATACAGGCTGAGAATAGTCAGGGTAGAATCAATTGATGGCTGTCTCCCGTGCAGCAGTAGTCCTTGTAGGTTGCTGTGTTGCCCATCATAACGCTCCAAGCCGGCTTAGGGCACGGCTATGGGTGTGCCCACGGCCGCTATTACGGTGGCTTCCTTCATGCTTAGACGCCTCCGAGCTTGCTTAAGATGTCTTCGGCTGCTACCTGAGAGGTGTAGTGTAGTATCCTGTCTAGCTTCCTGTGCCCGGTTATCTTGGCGATTATCGTGGGGTTTACGCCTTCCTTCGCCAGGAGCCAGGGTATCAGCTGCTTCTCCAAGACGGCTCTAACCCTCTCCCCAACGCTCACATTAGACCTGTCCACGCTGACCTCGTAGCCCGCGTCATCCACGTGGATTAATTGCCTTGCACACGTAGCCTCCCATAGCCTTCCACTCCTCTACCCGTGTGTAGCCTCACCCTGCCCTCCCCGGTATCCTGTGGCCTCGGCTGCACCATGCCTCCCTGGCTCCTCGTCTTCGAGGCTCCTGTAATCTTTAACGCAGTAGTGTAGAAGAATAGCCCGATCCTCTCGGCTGCGCCTCCTACTCCCCCGCCTAGGAGACCCATGATGTTTGGGAGCATGGCGTATACTAGGAGCCCTGTTACAGCCTGCCCTAGGCCGCCGACCTGCAGGCTCCAGGTCTTCATGAAGACCGCTGAGAGAGGGCCGGCGAGCACGAGGCCGCTCCACAACCCTATCACCCTGTTCACGGCTCCCCTGAGACCCGGGTGCAGGTATGCTACGGCTAAGAGGGGTGTCGACGCAGCTATTGAGAGCGTGAGCCAGTGTCTTACAGCCACTAGTGCGGCTGTTGCAGCGAGTATGAGTGTGAGGAGTGCTGCTAGGTGGGCTGCGGCCGGGATGAAGAAGCCTAGGATGACCCCTGTGGAGATAAGGGTTAGGGCTGAAGCTATTGAGGGCATTGGGTCAACGCCCTGCACTATCCTCATGGATAACGCGTTGAGGATGTCTACGGAGGCATTATATATGTAGGGGGCTGTAAGGGAGAGCAACACGGCCACCAGTGCCTCCTTAACGGAGTCTATGAAGCCCCGGGCATCCCCGTTCACAGCGGCCTGGATGAGCCTTAAAGCCAGGAAGAAGCCCAGCCCGGTGAGAGACGCATCCAACACCGCTGTGTAGAGGCCCCATTCAGGGGAGCCCTCCTCAAGCCTCGGCGACGTGGTGAGGAGCTGTAGGTTGAAAGGGGTTGTCAAAGCCTGCCAGAGGGAGTTGAAGAAGCCTGCAACCGGTGAGACAACTATGTCGAAGGGCCATGGAGGCGTCCACGGCTTATCACTGATGCTCAACGCGAGGCTGTTGAACCCTGTTAAGCCGCCGCCTGAAGCATTGATCACCACGGTGTAGGCGCCGCTGGAGGCGTAGACATGGCTCAGGTTGACGGCGGCTCCCCCCGTGTAGTGCTCCACCACGCCGTCGCCCCATGAGACAACGTACTCCACGGTGTCCACCGGGGGAGACACTGCAACCGAGATGTTCACGGCCTCCCCGGTGAAGTAGCCCTGCCTACTACTCCACACGTAGACGTAGAGCACCCTGTCCAAGCCGCCGACCCTTCCCCCGGCGAGGTAGAGGGCCATTAACCCGAGTCCGACGACGAGGAGGCCTCCTAGAACCTGCCACACGCCTTCCTCAAGCCTCCCTGACACTATGTAGAGGCCTCCTGTAAGCGTTAACCCTAGTGAGGCAGCTGGGAAAACCCATCCATACGGCAGGGACCCAAGGATACCCGTGTCCCCGCCGTACAGCGCGTTCACAACCGCGTCGGCGAACCCGGCTATCAGGAGCCCTGTTAACCCGGCTAGAAACCACCTGCCCGCATCCCTGGAGCCTGAGGCATGTCTAACCACGGATA
Coding sequences within it:
- a CDS encoding PKD domain-containing protein; translation: MDASLLLGYVDWVLWASSTAVIVLSVVRHASGSRDAGRWFLAGLTGLLIAGFADAVVNALYGGDTGILGSLPYGWVFPAASLGLTLTGGLYIVSGRLEEGVWQVLGGLLVVGLGLMALYLAGGRVGGLDRVLYVYVWSSRQGYFTGEAVNISVAVSPPVDTVEYVVSWGDGVVEHYTGGAAVNLSHVYASSGAYTVVINASGGGLTGFNSLALSISDKPWTPPWPFDIVVSPVAGFFNSLWQALTTPFNLQLLTTSPRLEEGSPEWGLYTAVLDASLTGLGFFLALRLIQAAVNGDARGFIDSVKEALVAVLLSLTAPYIYNASVDILNALSMRIVQGVDPMPSIASALTLISTGVILGFFIPAAAHLAALLTLILAATAALVAVRHWLTLSIAASTPLLAVAYLHPGLRGAVNRVIGLWSGLVLAGPLSAVFMKTWSLQVGGLGQAVTGLLVYAMLPNIMGLLGGGVGGAAERIGLFFYTTALKITGASKTRSQGGMVQPRPQDTGEGRVRLHTGRGVEGYGRLRVQGN